In Apis cerana isolate GH-2021 linkage group LG5, AcerK_1.0, whole genome shotgun sequence, a single genomic region encodes these proteins:
- the LOC133666116 gene encoding uncharacterized protein LOC133666116, which yields MGLVNAVYSWPSVKALYFSVFSMNLAGLIALAFAILWAVRFERGFGDYLNLITPGDGHVWTGIILSTALCCSPAYILGIKCWLCLKLEPTRTDLEDRHKVDDTVDPQDINRLFYFHVVACLLSGFLVAILNATYLILLSGFQQKSRDGLIEAIEKYGIDIAVKARVDAVQTELECCGDTNYEDWFRIPWLKLSMEGPKDVQKGPRLEGQSAPEEQEEETSTPVDVPFSCCSNGIPKPCIHHDILNPSAVYDYNPKHLTISTSGCRSKIINRGEVIRIFLTGYLVLLFAYQIILSIFARLLQTAHSNEMYIGPQKTRYYVWVFFKPEDFPENGIKSKLRLQRKRSRSKISTTFSKSSDEEEISIQRSKSRKSSTKVLTKIRSKISSVKSKSVPVIKSTLSSKNFRSKKKIAHHQLEDMDKDEEEKPDEERKLLSKTTRSEIVMLKNHLSIFSLLSDDSSTLNLPPPPPPPPLSPFIPILDVENESKQTVNIVENVSEQFAKIVEDESERIIEIVANESEQIAKIVKSENEQIAKVVRDKSEQIVKVVENKSEEIAKVVSSKSLELGKLDYPLQESMVRIPNSGRRVKVLERFGKIWERMDKSTQHRESGGADILKRNSKINYLKKNSRVKLNTTDVYDRFRGTLQHTLARRETIQAQKELKKAYSPKVEKNPDIKRSHVLAKIRHNIPPSYRLLADFEAHKRPFLQTYPKSSSVSPLSRSFSPPPPPLPSPLSPPPPSPSPPSPPPAPPLPPPPPPPPLPALPPPPSPSNLRLKPIPQRQRQCSICNRPVQQSATSSSESLIEAYENTRRFSSSIRRKAYGPFS from the exons ATGGGCCTGGTAAATGCCGTTTATAGCTGGCCTTCCGTGAAAGCACTCTACTTTTCTGTTTTCTCTATGAACCTGGCCGGGCTGATAGCCCTCGCTTTTGCCATCCTCTGGGCCGTACGATTCGAAAGAGGCTTTGGTGATTATCTGAACCTCATCACTCCAG GTGACGGTCACGTATGGACCGGAATAATACTCTCCACCGCCTTGTGCTGTTCTCCTGCCTATATCCTGGGAATCAAATGTTGGTTGTGCTTGAAATTAGAACCAACGAGGACCGATCTGGAGGATCGACATAAAGTCGACGATACGGTGGATCCTCAAGATATAAATCGACTTTTTTACTTCCACGTGGTTGCCTGTTTACTATCGGGATTTTTGGTAGCGATTTTAAATGCGACTTATTTGATTCTGTTGAGCGGGTTCCAGCAAAAAAGTCGCGATGGCTTGATAGAAGCTATTGAGAAATACGGTATTGATATTGCCGTAAAGGCGAGGGTGGACGCTGTTCAAACTGAACTAGAATGTTGCGGAGATACCAATTACGAAGATTGGTTCCGAATTCCGTGGCTTAAACTATCGATGGAGGGACCAAAGGATGTGCAGAAAGGTCCTCGACTGGAAGGGCA ATCAGCACCAGAGGAGCAAGAGGAAGAAACTTCCACGCCCGTAGACGTACCTTTTTCTTGTTGTTCCAATGGCATTCCTAAACCTTGTATTCATCACGACATTTTGAACCCCAGTGCCGTGTACGATTACAATCCTAAACATTTGACCATTAGTACCAGTGGGTGCAGATCGAAGATTATAAATCGAGGTGAagttattcgaatattcttgACAGGATACCTTGTTCTTTTATTCGCGTATCAG ataattttatcgattttcgcACGATTATTGCAAACTGCTCATAGCAACGAGATGTATATAGGACCTCAAAAGACTCGTTACTACGTCTGGGTATTCTTTAAGCCGGAAGATTTTCCTGAAAACGGGATAAAAAGTAAACTACGGTTGCAAAGAAAACGATCGAGAAGTAAGATTTCGACTACGTTCTCGAAAAGTTCGGACGAGGAAGAAATAAGCATACAGCGTTCAAAAAGTAGAAAGAGTAGTACGAAAGTTTTGACGAAAATTCGCTCGAAAATCTCCTCGGTTAAATCAAAAAGCGTACCTGTTATTAAATCTACTTTATCGTCAAAAAACTTTcgaagtaagaaaaaaattgctcaTCATCAGTTGGAAGATATGGATAAAGACGAAGAGGAGAAACCGGACGAAGAGAGAAAACTTCTTTCCAAAACGACTAGATCTGAGATTGTTATGCTGAAAAATCATctctcaattttttctttactgtCGGATGATTCCTCGACCTTAAATTTGCCCCCtccaccgccgccgccgccactGTCTCCGTTTATACCTATCCTTGACGTAGAAAATGAAAGTAAACAAACCGTTAACATCGTAGAAAATGTAAGCGAACAATTCGCTAAGATCGTGGAGGATGAAAGTGAACGAATCATTGAGATCGTAGCAAATGAAAGCGAACAAATAGCTAAAATCGTGAAAAGTGAAAACGAACAAATCGCTAAGGTCGTGCGAGATAAAAGTGAGCAGATCGTTAAGGTCGTGGAAAATAAAAGCGAAGAAATCGCTAAGGTCGTGTCTTCAAAATCATTGGAATTGGGAAAACTCGATTATCCGTTGCAAGAAAGCATGGTCAGAATTCCAAACTCTGGTAGACGCGTAAAGGTATTAGAAAGATTTGGTAAAATTTGGGAACGCATGGATAAGAGTACGCAGCACAGAGAAAGCGGGGGAGccgatattttgaaaagaaattcaaagattAATTATCTGAAGAAAAATAGTCGtgtgaaattaaatacaacCGATGTTTATGACAGATTTCGTGGGACTCTTCAGCACACTCTAGCTAGAAGAGAAACCATTCAAGCccaaaaagaattgaaaaaagcgTACAGTCCCAAAGTTGAAAAGAATCCAGATATAAAACGAAGCCACGTTTTGGCAAAGATACGACACAACATTCCACCTTCTTATCGTTTACTAGCCGACTTCGAAGCTCACAAAAGACCTTTTTTACAAACGTATCCAAAATCATCGTCCGTTTCGCCGCTTTCACGTTCTTTctcacctcctcctcctcctctcccttctcctctctcccctcctcccccttctccttctcctccttctccgcCTCccgctcctcctcttcctcctcctcctccacctccaccCCTTCCTGCTCTCCCTCCACCACCATCTCCATCAAATCTGCGACTAAAGCCGATACCGCAAAGGCAACGACAATGCAGCATATGCAACCGTCCTGTTCAACAAAGCGCAACCTCTTCTTCTGAATCTCTCATCGAAGCTTACGAGAATACTCGAAGGTTTTCCAGTTCGATTCGAAGGAAAGCTTACGGCCCGTTCTCGTAG